A section of the Deferribacterota bacterium genome encodes:
- the tilS gene encoding tRNA lysidine(34) synthetase TilS, with protein sequence MMSLSFDNKLFSKLYNFANKRLIVAYSGGKDSTALLHYLAVKRHLFNYSLFPVYINHNLRKDIEQEIKKCSAFCEQLGLDLIIYNIDVYKLVNNEKMSIEEAARKLRYAELFRALENFNCDYILLAHTYNDLIENFFIKIMRGTSIFSLKGFNASPVLKRPLLDISTEEVIEYNNAYYLEYIFDESNNDDRFLRNWVRHNIVAKILEKNRSFLKNISYIQEESKLISDYISKKIDVDYLALKDYIRINKKDFLKLEKVERLFFLSRVMPIQISRSIIDEINKIIDLKNSKRLSLPNNYIFEVTYDNIYIFKKDLIKAFKIIKGKGSDCIKIEHLRKIVFFDDTLSKEVLSIRNRKKGDRLNRKKLKDIFIDKKIDLFKRDTSIIVERNNNIVYVEHIYKDKNYSIKVYNEDERLCVS encoded by the coding sequence ATGATGAGTTTATCATTTGATAATAAATTATTCTCTAAATTATATAATTTTGCAAATAAAAGATTAATTGTTGCTTATTCAGGAGGGAAAGATTCTACTGCACTGCTACACTATCTAGCAGTCAAAAGGCATTTATTTAATTATTCTCTGTTTCCAGTTTATATCAATCACAATCTACGTAAAGATATAGAACAAGAGATTAAAAAATGTAGCGCATTCTGTGAACAATTAGGATTAGATTTAATAATATATAATATTGATGTATATAAACTTGTAAATAATGAGAAAATGTCCATTGAAGAAGCTGCAAGAAAATTAAGATATGCTGAGCTATTTAGAGCTTTAGAGAACTTTAATTGTGATTACATATTGTTGGCCCACACCTATAATGATTTAATTGAGAATTTCTTTATAAAGATAATGAGAGGTACCTCTATTTTTAGTCTAAAGGGCTTTAATGCCTCCCCTGTACTAAAAAGACCACTTTTAGATATAAGTACAGAGGAAGTGATAGAATATAATAATGCATATTATTTAGAGTATATTTTTGATGAAAGTAATAATGATGATAGATTTTTGAGGAATTGGGTTAGACACAATATAGTTGCAAAGATTCTAGAAAAAAATAGGTCTTTTCTGAAAAATATCTCTTATATACAAGAGGAATCTAAACTAATTAGTGATTATATTTCTAAGAAAATAGATGTAGATTATTTAGCGCTAAAAGATTATATTAGAATAAATAAAAAAGATTTTTTAAAACTAGAGAAGGTTGAAAGGCTTTTTTTTCTCTCAAGGGTTATGCCTATACAGATAAGTAGAAGCATAATTGATGAGATAAATAAAATTATAGATTTAAAGAATTCAAAGAGGTTGTCTTTGCCAAATAATTATATATTTGAGGTAACCTATGATAATATATATATATTTAAAAAAGACCTAATAAAAGCTTTTAAAATAATAAAAGGAAAGGGGAGTGATTGTATTAAGATAGAGCACTTAAGAAAGATTGTTTTTTTTGATGATACTTTAAGCAAGGAGGTTTTATCTATTAGAAATAGAAAGAAAGGAGATAGGTTAAATAGAAAGAAACTAAAAGATATCTTCATAGATAAAAAAATTGATCTATTTAAAAGAGATACTTCAATAATTGTTGAGAGAAATA